The following proteins are encoded in a genomic region of Dyadobacter sp. UC 10:
- a CDS encoding ferritin-like domain-containing protein, with protein MATENVSGVIRDLIEINNDRVAGFEKVIEDINDENVDLKAIFAEYAQQSRKNVQELSAIAGTAPHLEEDKSVSGALHRAWIDVKSLFGGSDRASILSEAERGEDAIKKAYQDALNDNGLPYQAREIVSSQAQGINAAHDRVKALRDTAKA; from the coding sequence ATGGCAACTGAAAATGTAAGCGGTGTTATCAGGGATCTGATCGAGATTAACAATGACCGCGTAGCTGGCTTTGAGAAAGTGATTGAGGATATCAATGATGAAAATGTTGACTTGAAAGCGATTTTTGCGGAATACGCGCAACAAAGCCGAAAAAACGTGCAGGAACTTTCTGCTATTGCCGGCACTGCGCCGCATCTGGAAGAAGATAAAAGTGTTAGCGGAGCCTTGCACAGGGCATGGATCGATGTGAAATCGCTGTTTGGCGGCAGCGACCGTGCAAGTATTCTCTCAGAAGCTGAGCGTGGCGAAGATGCGATTAAAAAAGCTTATCAGGACGCGCTCAATGACAACGGCCTGCCTTATCAGGCACGGGAAATTGTTAGCAGCCAGGCGCAAGGCATCAATGCGGCGCATGACAGGGTCAAAGCCTTGCGGGATACGGCCAAAGCCTAA